In Takifugu rubripes chromosome 22, fTakRub1.2, whole genome shotgun sequence, the genomic window TGATTGGAGTAACCATAAAGACAGAGCACATTTCTCCCCCCCTAGAAATgtacaggaaaaaaagaacacgTCATCTATACTCAAACACATTGGCCAAACGTTGAGTTGCCTTTTAAGCCACAAACAACTAGAGAATGTGAACCatcatttaaagtgtttttatgATCAAACTTAGCAGTCAAATTCTGAAAAATTTAACTTTTAGCTGCATCAAATTGGAAAAGATTGTTTGAAACCCCAGAAGCACTAAGTCAAAAATCAGGGATTAAGACTAAAGGCActcataaaagaaaaaatataggTATAGAATACATGTGCATAAACTAGAACATCTGCATCTGGGCCTTGTGACAGAAATAGTTAATTTATTCATGAAAAATACAGCAACAAActataaaaaagaaagtttaCAGCAATTCTAGATAATGATGGTATAAAGGTATCTGCAAACCTGTTATTGGCCATTCTTTTGGTTTTCAATTTCCCAACAGCCATGACTGTTGGGACTGTTACAACTACATGGTTTACATCATATGCGTTGTGGTATGTGCGGTGTATTTTTACCTGTATGGCATCAACAGTGGCCCTGAATACtggattgttgtgttttaccaTCCTCCAATACTTTGGCCTGTTGGGATTTGTCAAATTGCAGCCATACTTTTCCAGAATGTTCAATGCTGTCGACAACCTTTGCAGAGACCTCAATGTCTGAATAAAAGCAGGGAGAACAGCATTCatccacatttatttacatttgaagGTGTCTGatattatttattcttttgGTTGCTAAAAACAGGGTTGTAGAGATGTATTTATTAGGAATGCTGCTTATTAATTTGCAATATCACAGTATGTCTGTGtcgattctcaatcatccaggtcatagttatccaaggtaagtttactgtgtcaactggactgtttttcttctcttgaagatgtttcagaaGCCAACACCTTCTTcagaagaagccttctggatagaaggcgaaacatcttcaagagaagaaaaacagtccagttgacaaagaaaacttaccttggataaTATCATAGTAGaagtccaaggtagttttctctgtcaactggactaggtttcttctcttgaagacgtttcgccttctatccagaaggcttcttcagttctgaactcgctggggagagagcttgaaaatatatagcccccgtggaccatttgcatgctaatgatctgggtggtcacctgagagtcgttagcagggtcgttggtcgggtcgttcacctagtttctgttaaggtgtctcccctttgtctgctggatcacatggtgatgagtcactgggtctcctggaatggtgtgaatgtttgttttgctgttggaaggagtggaggactgcattgtatgtgggtgataggaagtgcctcaggccaccacctctgtttaaggatggtttttccaatttaacatggatagcttccttgacccccctttcaaaccagcggtcttctctggccagtattcTTACTTGgttgtcctcgaaggagtgcccactctcctttaggtgtaagtggactgctgaatcttgacccgaagaggtggcgcatctgtgttgtgccattcttctgtggagaggttgtttggtttccccaatgtacagttccttgcatttctcctggcactgtacagcataaacaacattactttgtttgtgtcttggtgtcttgtccttcgggtgtactaacctctgtctgagagtgttgctgggtttgaactgaaccggtatgtcgtgtttctggaggatcctcctaaacttctccgagactccagacaggtaggggatggaaacgctgcagcgtttgtttctctcctcctctcctttgctggggtctggctttcttgaggttttggtgaaggcccagtctgggtagccacatgttttgagggctgtcttaatgtggtcctgttccttctttctgccttgggatgtggtgggtatttctctggcccggtgttgaagagttctgatcactcccagcttgtgttccagtgggtagtgagagtcaaactgaaggtactggtcggtatgtgtaggttttctgtagacttcgatggtgagatttctgtcctcagtgatcttgactgcgcagtccagaaaggccagactgtttccttttacatcttcccgggtgaattttacatgctcgtctgttttgttgaggtgatcggagaacgcttccaattcttgtgttcgaattttgacccaggtgtcatccacatacctgaaccagtggcttggcgcagttcctgtgaaggatgtcagggcctgggattccaccttctccatgtataggttggcaactatgggggatactggtgagcccatggcacagccatgtttctgcctgtagaagccttctctgtactggaaataggtggtgttcaaacacaggtccagcatggtgcagatttgggccggtgttaaggttgttctttctgtaagattcttgtccaatagaaggtgcttgtggatggtgtctatggcgctggcggtggcggtggggatgcacgtgaagagtgacgtgacatcataggataccatagtctcttctggaagtagtgtgagtccactgactttttgagcaaagtcttgggagtttttgatgtggtgtggggtgttgccaaccatgggggacaagatggaggccaagtatttggaaatgttgtatgttacagaattgatgctgcttactatgggtctgagaggggtccctggtttgtggatcttgggcaatccatatatgcaagggatggtttctcctggatatagacggtagtattgtggtctgtcaatggctttatccttttccagtttctgtagtaagtctaccaccttcttcttgtatgagctggtggggtctcgcttgagtttctcatatgtagcggtgtctgtcaggagactgagtattttggtgtcatagtcagtggtattgagtaagaccgtgcacctacctttgtcagctggtaagatggtgatgttcttgtccttggctaaggatgcaatggctcttttttcctcattcgtgatattggagtTTGGAGGTTAgaggatagaaggcgaaacgtcttcaagagaagaaacccagtccagttgacagagaaaactaccttggatacaatgacctggatgactgagaatttacacagacatcataGTAGAAGCAACAGTTGCTCAGCATTTGAGCTTGCACTTAGACTGAAGGACACTGGGGTAGGCTTGACAACAAACCCCATTTTTTAAGGAATAATTGTTTTTATCCTTCGATGTTCTCTACATTCCAAGACTGTACTTACACATTCCTACTCGCATTCATACACTGGTGGCAGTCTAACCCCAAGGCTTCTCCTCATGAGAAATGACCAATCATGTACATTCATGTAACGAAGACGCAGACTCAGGGGTCATTTAGAGTTCAGCTTTTGCACACCAGCAACCTtatctctgctgcagccactaCCCATCAGGCACAGCTGCTCATATTGTTATAACATGTATAACAGAGGGGTTCCCTTTAGCTACAGGTGTAGACAGCAAATACATCTGCTGCTTCCTATTGTAACCCTTCTGTTGAGAGGGACATCTCTCTTACCTCTTTTCTGTTGCTGCCAGAACTGTTTCTCATGACCATAGTCTCTGCAGCAATGTGGTGATATTTAGAGCATGGTGGCAGGGGTAGATTAGCCATATCCATCACCGCAGCCCACACTTCTGCTACCCTGCCACCAGAGTACAAACACACTTCGGCCTGACTCCGCACCTCCTGCAGCAACTCTGACAATGATGGCATTCTGGAAATATGGTTAGACAATAAAAATTACAACAATGGCCATGGTACATAGTGGTACAAAACactgtttcatttatttcccaGATGCAATGTGAATTCTCTGTAGTTAGCTTGTCTTTCTTGTTACTCCGGATGCAGGCCAGATGTAATAGCTGAGGTGCTGTTTACATTTACTATACAGTATACGCAATATGCTGCAATTTTCATTAGGTTataaaacatttataaaaacaaaacaaagcacaaaGGGGAGTATGTTCCATTCTTACGTCGTTGTGTCAATGTAACGTTTAAACGCATCAAATGCCttggattttaaataaatacctTTCACGTTCAGAAATTAAGTCTAGCTTGAATTTTCCTTTAACGAAGCATCAATTAGCATCGCTAGTCGGTTTGCAGCAGGTTAGATggccagtgacacacacacacacacacacacacacacacacacacacacacacacacacacatacagtagtttaTGCGCTGCGATTCTTCCTTACCTCTGCAGCCGTGATCCAGAGCGGTTCCCCTGTGTGTTTCGCCCACAAAAACCGCAACAGTGTCGCAACAACCACCCACAGGTATATTTAGGTAAAGCCACCGACGGTGCTACATCTGTAGAAATTTGCACCTGGTTTCTTCTATCAATGGAGTAAAATCGTTGACTGTTGCTGAATATCGTGTCTGACATAGACCCATGCAAACATGGACGCAGCAGCGTCAATGACGTCACTCCGAGCGGCTCTCTTATTTCCTTTGTTCATCTTTGAACGTTGTTTTCACAGAatgtcatttacatttattcaGTCACTATTGGATAGAAAATGTTACACAGCTGTATAAAACGAAGAAAATAAGTCTTCAACCAGTATAATATAGACAGCAATGTTTAGCCtatcacgcacgcacgcaaacgTATGCACGCACTAATAATGCTTTCATTGAAGGCAGACGTATAGTCTGCCTTCAGTGTATGCAATGGAAAGATACGCACATCTtgagtgtatttatttattcagcaaaTTATGGTTACAAGAAAAAAACTgtattttaaaaactgaatttcagCGTTACAACTGTGTTTTCCAACGCACTCCagcatactgtatatattttttaaaaaaatagctttgcttgttaaaaaaaatgtatccacTCGGATGACCTAAATATGCCAAGATGATAATTAGAGGCAGCTTGTTTGGTTCTCCCCATGTTCACAGTTGGAGATATTTGGCAATAATACTGAGTCAAACATGTACGTCATTTATGAAAAAAAGTTGCAATTCAGCATATTCCTACGTGAGTAACGCATAGACTAAAGACAAAATGCAAAATGTGCTTCAGTAACAGGAAATTCCTCAAGATGTTGTACTACAAAGAGGAAATGGTACGTTTTTCAAGCACAATATGGAGAActgaaaaagggaagaaaataaAGTTAGAGAGTGGGGAAAGCTATTCTGGCATTAATTTACACTAAATGTTATCGCCAAAAGGTAAATTTGAGCAGATAGGTTTAATTCTGATTCTTAAATGAAACGTGTGGAAAGAATACATGTATTCTAGTATTCATAAATGGAATGTGGTGTCCTCTGAGATGTTGTTTTGGTGCTCTGGGTGCTGAAGCCCATGCCTCTCTGCAGACAGGGGATTTTCTTTGCTATGAGCCTCCTGAAGTGACTCTGGAACTTCTTTCCCACAAAAGTATAAAACACAGGACTAATGCAGCAGTAAGAATAGGCGATGTTTTGGCTGATATACAGTGCATAGCCCAAGCTCTCTGAACAGAATTCATCCTCTTTAGCGCTGGAATCTTGTATGGCGTGGAGGAAGATGACAATGTTGTAGGGGGTCCAACAAatgaaaaaggtgaaaataatgatgaagatgagttTGATGGTACGACACTTCTCCCTCATGCGGGTGGAGAGGATGCGAATAGTGATGGTGATGTAGCAGTACATCAGCgtgaaaagaggaagaaggaagaaacCAAAGAATTGCTGATAATAACTGACCAGACGCCACACTCTCATGGTGCTTTCAACATATCCTGACTCTTTACATACCAGCCCAGTGGTCGGACTCTTCCACACATTTCGGAGAACTAACTCTTTCATACTTGCGAAGACGCTGATAACCCAGACTGCCACTGTTGCAGTGATAGCATATATACTTTTCCTGCAGTTAGCAGCTGCTATGGCATGTACCACTGCAAGGTATCGGTCAAATGTCATGAGGGTGAGGAAAAGGATGGAGCTGTAGAATCCAATCAAGTAAGCACTGCTTACCAGCTTGCATAGTACCATCCCAAAAATCCATTCAGACTGATGATAGATTGCCAAGAAGGGGAGGCTTGAGGCGAATAGAATGTTGGAGAGGACCAAATTCAGGATGAAGATGTTTGTCACTGTGTTGAGCTTTTCGTACTTgtagatgatgaagaggacaaGCCCATTGCCAAGGTAACTCAGGAGGAAGTTGACATAATAGAAAACTGGGATGATTCTTGCACCAAAAGTGTGAACAGCCTCCCTTGTACAGAGTTTGACTGAACCGGTGAACACATAGCTCAGGTCGGTGACATTTGCAGTGGCATTGAGGAGGTCCAAGAAATCTGAATACTGGTCATCTTCAAAGTTCATCACTGAAGTTTGTCCTGCAGTACAGGGATGGTATAGATTATAGATTGCTgataaaaagtaaaaatgtcCAACATATAAAAATTACGGAatgcctgtttttatttttcctgcacTAAAGGGATTGCAAATAATTTTGTTGTACATTGTGCAAAGCAGTAAAAGTCACCTCAGAGTTTTTTGAGCCAATGGTTGGGTATTACACAGTGTATAAATGAACATTAAATTGCATTAGAAATGCTGCAATGAGAGATTTAACTGAACTCACCAGCACAGATTTGTAAGGCAGAGGAGAACGCAGGAGCCAAGGGACACAGTGACTGACTGCAGAGGATTTGATGTCTTTAACTTCTCGTGGGCTGTCCTAAAACAAGCAACGAGTCAGACTTTACCAGAAActgtgttgtgactcctactctggccccacctcctcctgggcaatcagctcaaccaccaccacctgggccctctccttcaactgcacccaatccgcccaaacgactctgcacccataaaaggcccctctgcactcaggccagggcttgatctaactgatgttttggcaacacttcccgtcgacccagcatctctccaggctccccagcgacccccagcgtctccctgtgtctccctgcgtcttccagcgactcccagccttctccagcgtctcccccggctcctctgcaaccttcctagcccctcttcctctgacctcttcctcttccccttcctcgaacggatttctcctggcctctggacacttggactcccccacggactctcgcccttggatctcggacttggttcgtctgccgcatcacggcctctctcctcatttagttcttccctcctgtctttttgcttcattaaaaccgtctgagtttacttttaattcccgtatctgtctgccttctttggggttccgccacacttgaccgccagtcctctcgagcgtaacaaaCTGTCCCTGTTACATGCAGCATGCCAGACTTCCACTATTAAATATATGCTGACTTTTGCAAATGAAGTTCCGCAAAAGGCTTTTCCTCGATACTTTCAGATTTGACATATTGTTTAGAATGAGACTGCAGCTGGATTCTTTTAAGAAATTTATTTCACGATTCAAATTCTACtcttttaatggctttttatttattttctgtgagGATTTACTTGATATGtagttttgtcttttaaaatatttaatgctGCTTGTCTCGTCTCGTGTTCTCCCGCATATCCGCATCCAGGTCGAGGGggaagcagcttcaggagggatgcccagacagccctcttcCCGGCCACTTTCATCAGTGcctccggggggacccccagccACTCCAAAgtcaggcgagagatgtaatccctccacctagtcctgggccgacCACAAGGCCTCCTCATCACTTCTAgtgatcccgagatacttgaactcctccacctgaggcaggactTCCTCCCCAACCCGAAAAAGGCACTCTACCTtcttccgagcgaggaccatggcctctgacttggaggtgccgATCCGCAttcctgccgcttcacactcggttgcAAACCGCCCCAGCAtatgttggaggtccctgttcgatgtcGCCAGAAGAAccacgtcatccgcaaaaagctcccgcccaccgaactcgacaccctccactccccggctgcacctagaaattctgtccataaaagttatgaacagaaccggtgacaaggggcagccctggcggagtccaaccctcactgggaacgagtctgacttacaaccggctatccggaccaagtTCCTGCTCCTTCGGTATAGGGACTGGATGGCCCTCATCAGGGGACCATCCACCCCATCGAAGTGATGACCCGGTCATAGGCCACAAAGTctacaaagcacatgtggacttgTTGGGctaactcccaactcccctcaagcaccccagcaagggtaaagagctgttccgtggttccacgaccggggcgaaacccgcattgttcctcctcgatcagaggtttgACTATCGatttaatcctcttttccaccaCCCTCGCtttagactttcccagggaggctgagaagtgtgatccccctatagttggaacacacctctggtccccactctgaaaaatagggaccaccacccagGTCTGCCAGTCCAGGGGCGCTgcccacgcaatgttgcagaggtgtgtcaaccaggacagccctacaacatccagagccttaagataccctgggcggatctcatccgcaacaggcagctgtttcactaccttggcaacttctgctctggaaattggatggtccacctcctggtctcctgactctgttcctccttgtggATACGTGTTggaggattgaggagctcctggaagtattccttccaccgccggataattatcccaggagacatcagcatctccccacgcacacctagcACAGTGTGAGCAAGTTGCCTGCTGCCCCTAAGGCGCCgaacagtttgccagaatcttcttggtgccgaccgaaagtcttcctccatagactcaccgaactcctcccatgcctgAGTTTTTGCCTGTTATACAGTTGTTATACAGTTCTtctctagtgtgtgtgtgtgtgtgtgtgtgtgtgtgtgtgtgtgtgtgtgtgcgcgcgcgcgcttgTGTGCGTGATGGCAATGCATATCCCTCTGACTGCTTAAAAATGCACCCAACTTGGAGCCTTTTCAGTTTGATAGATGGTGTATACTCACGTGTTTTGTGGGTATTGATAACATTGCTTTGCCTCTATGTAATGTGTTGCTTTAAATAATGAGGAGTAATGCAGCAGGCTATAACTGGTCATATTTACTATTTGCTGTTAGTTATGTTTAATATAGCCCCTCCCAGTCTCCAGATGAGGGCAGCTTTTTCATTTGGCCACAGGATGACAGTGTTGCACATGAGACTGAAATACAGGTTGTACCTTGCCTTGTGGCTTACATTTTATATTTGCGAAAGTCTGGTGATTTTTGCACTTTAATGGCTTAGTATTATGAAATAATAGTGTCTTTGTATGAGCAATATGTTAAAATTTGTATATTTATCTTTGTATATTTGTAATTGTATCTAGTATCTTTAAATGTGAGACTTAGCAATGTTCAACACTCTGATGAACCACAACCACAACCCATCATTAACTTAAATCTACCACTTTTGAGTTCTTTAGAACACATTTTCAGCTTTACATTTTAAGGGGTCAATAAAGATCAATATTAAAACCTGCTGTACAAGTAGTTTTGCTTTTGAACGCTGGATGGCAATAAAGGCCTTTCTGTTTTGTAACTTTTTTGTTATTGTGTATTACCACTTATAAATTATTCCCTTCCAAACTTTAAATTTCAGGAATTATTCTCTCACCATCCAACTGCATTTATGTAGGCACAATAAGAACTTCATAACATTAAGATCTTACCTcattttcttgaccactttatccctttcaggttcacggggagggtacatatatgggtgaaggcaggtccacccctggatgagtctccagttcatcacaggccctatatgagcatttgtaggtccggtaccttgctcaagggtacctctgcACTGCTCTGAatgtgttctggcacctttccctactaccagaacaccttccatgttttatctgcactggggctcgaaccgagaaccctccactcACCCtgcacttctcagcccagttcccgaGACTGCGCTGCCACCTCCCAATATTTAGATCATAACATAAAAATATTAGTATTGATATAGAGAAGATgatgcagaggacagagggacatGAAAAGTCACTGTAGTTCCCTTGAAGAGAAAAGCTGAAAGAAGACTCCCCTTTTAGAGTGCATATTTTATCCCTCCATGTTGGTGGGCTTTGTCctcttttaaacaaacagtATTAAAAGCACTGCCATGAATGAAGAGGTTTGGGCTTATGCAGAGCAAAAGGGGCAACAGGACATTAACTTGCTGGCTTTTGTTTGGTTTCTATTGTCATTTTCCATAGCTACCCTGATGTTACTGGTACTAGCAATGCCTTTGTGAACCCTGTTTTCTTATCGTAGCTGTAACGAGGCCCTTCTGTACATCCCTATTGCATGGAGCCAGTTTACTGAGCTTGTTGTTACAGGAGAATATCTTACTGCTGTAGCCCACTTCTCATCTTGGTGATGCTGGTGACATTAGGTGCAAAACCAGTTTTTGATCTTAGAGGGTTCTTTGGCAGGTCTGGCATCATTCCAGCACGCACATTTCACGCTGCACATTTTGACACTGTGAAAGGGTTGTCGCAGtattttgctccatttttaCCCTGCAAGCAACCTGGAAAATATGCGGCTCACCTCGCCTCGTATGCAATATGAAAGGCATGCCACATTGTCCTGCTAATTCCTTGATGACATTGGTGTACCTGATTTTTGTCAGTGGACAGCCTCTCTACAGGTAAACATTGTTCATATACAGCTTTTATAGTGATATGGTGCACATTTTTTGTTGATGATAGCAGCATGATAGCAAGATCGCAAGATATTGGAGCTGCTCAACGAAGATTTTCCATCAGATTTCGGGGACTGTGCGGGACAGTTATTTATGACAATATTGCCAATGCCAAACAAGGGCAGGTCGCCTTGTGTTGGAAAATCCCGTAACAACGTGCTAATTTATTGCAAAAGCAGTATTGCTTCTCCATCCTCCTTTATTAACTACCTTTTAGCCTTGgatgccccctcctcccctttttTTCAATAATGAGCCAACAGC contains:
- the ccr12a gene encoding chemokine (C-C motif) receptor 12a, producing MNFEDDQYSDFLDLLNATANVTDLSYVFTGSVKLCTREAVHTFGARIIPVFYYVNFLLSYLGNGLVLFIIYKYEKLNTVTNIFILNLVLSNILFASSLPFLAIYHQSEWIFGMVLCKLVSSAYLIGFYSSILFLTLMTFDRYLAVVHAIAAANCRKSIYAITATVAVWVISVFASMKELVLRNVWKSPTTGLVCKESGYVESTMRVWRLVSYYQQFFGFFLLPLFTLMYCYITITIRILSTRMREKCRTIKLIFIIIFTFFICWTPYNIVIFLHAIQDSSAKEDEFCSESLGYALYISQNIAYSYCCISPVFYTFVGKKFQSHFRRLIAKKIPCLQRGMGFSTQSTKTTSQRTPHSIYEY